One stretch of Vulgatibacter sp. DNA includes these proteins:
- the bcsA gene encoding UDP-forming cellulose synthase catalytic subunit, which yields MRASIGGVVRPVAAFLGLAMLALVVVTPLEIRDQAVLGAVIFAFALILNRFAGRLATLALIVISVAASTRYLYWRLTMTVAAELSADVVFGGLLLLAELYAFTMLLLGYFQSLHPLERKPVPLPEDTRRWPSVDVFIPTYNEPLAVVRATVLAAKALDWPADKLNIYLLDDGRRDAFRAFAAQAGVGYLIRPDNKHAKAGNLNAALGRTRGEFIAIFDCDHVPTRSFLQTTMGWFLRDKKLGMLQTPHHFYSPDPFERNLRTFRNVPNEGELFYGLIQPTNDLWNAAFFCGSCAVLRRSALEDVGGVAVETVTEDAHTALKMHRKGYNTAYLSLPQAAGLATESLSAHVGQRIRWARGMAQIFRVDNPLLGRGLSLPQRLCYLGAMLHFLYGIPRLIFLTAPLGYLVFDLHIFNAIPLAVLAHWAPHMAHALVTNSRTQGGFRHSFWSEIYETCLAAYITIPTTIALLNPKAGTFNVTAKGAGQVDSIFFDRRIAMPYLALCGLNLVALGFGVWRLATGQGAFGVLGVNLGWTAYNLLILAATAAVAWETRQVRQKHRIPVKLPAMLRLEDGRTLRCTTSDLSLGGASLSLGGDRTFHRGDALHLSIFTGGDELPLPVQVVRHDGGALRVRFPHLTVDEESHLVQALFSRADAWLGWRKQEQRDRPVAAFLQITGKALAGSFRLLRHRRAAPQPGAPGGAA from the coding sequence GTGCGCGCTTCCATCGGTGGGGTGGTGCGCCCGGTCGCTGCCTTTCTCGGGTTGGCGATGCTGGCGCTGGTGGTGGTGACGCCGCTCGAGATCCGCGATCAGGCGGTGCTGGGCGCGGTGATCTTCGCTTTCGCGCTGATCCTCAACCGGTTCGCGGGGAGGCTGGCGACCCTCGCCCTCATCGTGATCTCGGTGGCGGCCTCGACCCGCTACCTCTACTGGCGCCTGACCATGACGGTGGCGGCGGAGCTCTCCGCCGACGTGGTCTTCGGTGGCCTGCTCCTCCTCGCGGAGCTCTACGCCTTCACGATGCTGCTGCTGGGCTATTTCCAGTCGCTGCATCCGCTGGAGCGCAAGCCGGTCCCGCTGCCGGAGGACACCAGGCGCTGGCCGAGCGTCGACGTCTTCATCCCCACCTACAACGAGCCGCTCGCCGTGGTGCGGGCGACGGTGTTGGCGGCAAAGGCCCTCGACTGGCCTGCCGACAAGCTCAACATCTACCTGCTCGACGACGGCAGGCGTGACGCCTTCCGCGCCTTCGCCGCGCAGGCCGGCGTCGGCTATCTGATCCGCCCGGACAACAAGCACGCCAAGGCCGGCAACCTCAACGCGGCGCTGGGCCGCACCCGCGGCGAGTTCATCGCGATCTTCGACTGCGATCACGTGCCGACCCGCTCGTTCCTGCAGACCACCATGGGCTGGTTCCTGCGGGACAAGAAGCTGGGCATGCTCCAGACGCCGCACCACTTCTACTCGCCGGATCCCTTCGAGCGGAACCTGCGAACCTTCCGCAACGTGCCCAACGAGGGCGAGCTCTTCTACGGCCTGATCCAGCCCACGAACGACCTGTGGAACGCCGCCTTCTTCTGCGGCTCCTGCGCGGTGCTGCGCCGCTCCGCCCTCGAGGACGTCGGCGGCGTCGCCGTCGAGACGGTGACCGAGGACGCCCACACGGCGCTCAAGATGCACCGCAAGGGCTACAACACCGCCTACCTCTCGCTGCCGCAGGCGGCGGGCCTCGCCACCGAGAGCCTCTCCGCCCACGTCGGACAGCGCATCCGGTGGGCCCGCGGCATGGCGCAGATCTTCCGCGTCGACAACCCGCTCCTCGGCCGGGGCCTCAGCCTGCCGCAGCGGCTCTGCTACCTCGGCGCGATGCTCCACTTCCTCTACGGGATCCCGCGGCTGATCTTCCTCACCGCGCCGCTCGGCTACCTCGTCTTCGACCTCCACATCTTCAACGCGATCCCGTTGGCGGTGCTCGCCCACTGGGCACCGCACATGGCCCATGCCCTCGTGACCAACTCCCGCACGCAGGGCGGCTTCCGCCACTCCTTCTGGTCGGAGATCTACGAGACCTGCCTCGCGGCCTACATCACCATTCCGACCACCATCGCGCTCCTCAACCCGAAGGCCGGTACGTTCAACGTCACCGCGAAGGGAGCGGGCCAGGTCGACAGCATCTTCTTCGACAGGCGGATCGCGATGCCCTACCTCGCGCTCTGTGGCCTCAACCTCGTGGCGCTCGGCTTCGGCGTGTGGCGCCTCGCGACGGGGCAGGGCGCCTTCGGCGTCCTCGGCGTCAACCTCGGCTGGACCGCCTACAACCTCCTCATCCTCGCAGCCACCGCGGCGGTGGCGTGGGAGACGAGGCAGGTGCGGCAGAAGCACCGCATCCCGGTGAAGCTGCCGGCGATGCTCCGCCTCGAGGACGGCCGCACCCTCCGCTGCACCACCAGCGATCTCTCCCTCGGTGGCGCCAGCCTCTCGCTCGGCGGCGACCGCACCTTCCACCGCGGCGACGCGCTCCATCTCTCGATCTTCACCGGCGGCGACGAGCTTCCCCTGCCGGTGCAGGTGGTCCGCCACGACGGCGGTGCGCTCCGGGTGCGCTTCCCCCACCTCACCGTCGACGAGGAGAGCCACCTGGTGCAGGCGCTCTTCTCCCGCGCGGATGCCTGGCTCGGCTGGCGCAAGCAGGAGCAGCGCGATCGCCCCGTCGCCGCCTTCCTCCAGATCACCGGCAAGGCGCTCGCCGGCAGCTTCCGCCTCCTTCGCCACCGGCGTGCGGCGCCGCAGCCCGGCGCGCCGGGAGGTGCAGCATGA
- the bcsZ gene encoding cellulose synthase complex periplasmic endoglucanase BcsZ, whose amino-acid sequence MRGAILLLVLAAGCATAPVRNAAPDEPAAAQRRELLPPLPEPGQQGAGAADEATVIAMPPALGACDWPLFEHYVARFVSEDGRVIDRTDRDKSTSEGQSYGLFFALVAGDRPLFDKLLRWTEDHLAGGDLRRQLPAWKWGRAEDGRWRVLDANPASDADLWIAYVLHEAGRLWDEPSYIFLGRQVLALIEKHEVEDLPGLGPMMLPGPYGFEVEEGRAWRLNPSYLPPQLLRRFEERGPWRAVRENTLRLLRESTPAGLAADWILWHRDHGFGVDPVHGPMGSYDAIRVYLWAGFLDADDPLRAAWAGAVHGLWDEWRRQGHVPERLDVTDPGDSRAGPPGFVAALLPEAVARGDGAAAGELEALLARSWNGTLYGNPPTYYDQNLILFARGFVEGRYAFAPDGTLQTRWDGGGCGE is encoded by the coding sequence GTGAGGGGAGCGATCCTGTTGCTCGTCCTCGCCGCCGGCTGTGCGACGGCGCCGGTCCGAAACGCGGCGCCGGACGAGCCGGCCGCTGCGCAGCGCCGCGAGCTCCTGCCGCCGCTTCCCGAACCCGGGCAGCAGGGGGCGGGCGCCGCGGACGAAGCGACGGTGATCGCGATGCCGCCTGCGCTCGGCGCCTGCGACTGGCCGCTCTTCGAGCACTACGTGGCCCGCTTCGTCTCGGAGGACGGTCGGGTGATCGACCGCACCGATCGGGACAAGTCGACCTCGGAGGGACAGTCCTACGGGCTCTTCTTCGCGTTGGTGGCCGGCGACCGGCCGCTCTTCGACAAGCTCTTGCGCTGGACCGAGGACCACCTCGCCGGCGGCGACCTGCGGCGGCAGCTGCCCGCCTGGAAGTGGGGGCGGGCGGAGGACGGCAGGTGGCGCGTGCTCGACGCCAACCCGGCGAGTGACGCCGATCTCTGGATCGCCTACGTGCTGCACGAGGCGGGCAGGCTCTGGGACGAGCCGAGCTACATCTTTCTCGGCAGGCAGGTGCTGGCGCTGATCGAGAAGCACGAGGTGGAGGATCTGCCGGGGCTCGGCCCGATGATGCTGCCGGGGCCCTACGGCTTCGAGGTGGAGGAGGGAAGGGCCTGGCGGCTCAACCCCAGCTACCTTCCGCCGCAGCTCCTCCGTCGCTTCGAGGAGCGGGGGCCGTGGCGGGCGGTGCGCGAGAACACCCTGCGCCTGCTCCGAGAGAGCACGCCTGCAGGCCTCGCAGCCGACTGGATCCTCTGGCACCGGGACCACGGCTTCGGCGTCGATCCGGTGCACGGCCCGATGGGTTCCTACGACGCGATCCGCGTCTACCTCTGGGCCGGATTCCTCGACGCGGACGATCCCCTCCGCGCCGCCTGGGCCGGGGCGGTCCACGGCCTCTGGGACGAGTGGCGTCGGCAGGGCCACGTTCCCGAACGCCTCGACGTCACCGATCCCGGCGATTCGCGGGCGGGGCCGCCGGGCTTCGTCGCCGCGCTCCTGCCGGAGGCGGTCGCCAGGGGGGACGGCGCAGCTGCGGGCGAGCTCGAAGCGCTCCTCGCCCGGAGCTGGAACGGCACGCTCTACGGCAATCCGCCGACGTACTACGACCAGAATTTGATCCTCTTCGCGCGCGGCTTCGTCGAGGGACGTTACGCCTTCGCGCCGGACGGGACGCTGCAGACCCGGTGGGACGGGGGAGGTTGCGGGGAATGA
- a CDS encoding cellulose synthase subunit BcsC-related outer membrane protein, which translates to MTRKILIMLLAALALPEAAPAQSAREQLLENARYWEGRGREDKAIEAWEKVLLSDPRNADALVTLGLHHARAGRTAEARSFLDRLRSLAPGHAGVGQLEQALKLGSKSEDLLGEARRLGRSGDAAGAVAAYRQLFGEQPPPQALALEFYQTLGGTPGGWDEARSGLSRLAAQNPTPRVQLALAQHLTYRESTRREGIRTLEKLAVQPVVAAAAQQSWKQALLWLEAQPGDVGLFDAYGKRYPLDTEIGQRARRLRAGATGPALQAGFRALERADVKAADKIFRGAGRGPEALVGQALVAMEQRDFDRARALLEQVKAQEPRRPEMWERSLRSATFWGLLQEGDAARSRQAWEEAQAKYVEAAGLELEERYHAQLALGHMAMERERATEAAGHFAAVLAARPEEPDAMRGLVAAKLQTGAAAEAAALNQRLLQVAPEKAYPAGWVAAEQLRGEAKEARLLRDFERAQARLEAAETADPGNEWVLHDLANLHLETGHLAGAREVLDRLLAVAPQMTEIRVIQMRLLAAEGAWSAALDLLHGLPAAEMTPELAAWKRRLELQARIEQILVRRSVGDRSLAREELQALQPGIQDDPELLVVLGRAWATIGEGPRAAATAREVLLRTRDPAPALRLQLASILFEAKQEPELVAMLRELAADRSLSPSERLHLQGLRIGHGVRVADRLREEGAFSRAFSHLSPLVQEYPDDPALLCGVGRLYRSAGQDKEAHAVFLRVLREHPGHFDARQGAVETAVSLQLHADAERLALEGIQRAPKDPRSHLIAGRAAVAAGRPGEGVDAFRRAEVLATGTSVETSVAWAPAGGPELSEQSSSADILRRASMQFMQQGRVGENAAAAENQQLLLAEIDREIEALQSRLGIRASATPRLRFRDGEDGLGKLTAIEVPFELKVPLGYQAHVGLHVTPVSVSSGPLARTDTGVVSRFGSGLPFDQDPEGSSGGTAIAASYRTGGLLVDLGSTPLGFAVQNLVGGLEFAWADQGIGLRLDVERRAVTDSVLSWAGVQDPVTGKVWGAVVRTGGRLDLSFEQPDTLFYLYGGYHLLTGEKVVDNRFAEAGAGAEWGLYAADGTDVTVGMGISALSYAENQRYFTRGHGGYFSPQAFVRAGVPLRWTGESGRIGWNVLVDPGVNWFQEDAVDYFPEDAALQAAAAGAVDGQGNPIPARYEAKTSMAFSFNAEPRLYMQVNDFLQAGLLVGLYTGEEYKEVTGGLFLEGTFMGRKQR; encoded by the coding sequence ATGACGCGGAAGATCCTGATCATGCTTCTGGCGGCGCTGGCGCTGCCGGAGGCGGCGCCGGCGCAGTCGGCCCGGGAGCAGCTCCTCGAGAATGCCCGCTACTGGGAAGGGCGCGGGCGCGAGGACAAGGCGATCGAGGCCTGGGAGAAGGTGCTGCTCTCGGATCCCAGGAACGCGGACGCGCTGGTCACGCTGGGGCTCCACCACGCCCGCGCGGGAAGGACCGCCGAAGCGCGCAGCTTCCTCGACAGGCTCCGCTCGCTGGCGCCGGGCCACGCAGGGGTGGGCCAGCTCGAGCAGGCCTTGAAGCTCGGCTCGAAGTCCGAGGACCTCCTCGGCGAGGCGCGGCGCCTGGGCCGGAGCGGCGACGCTGCCGGGGCGGTGGCCGCCTACCGGCAGCTCTTCGGCGAGCAGCCGCCGCCGCAGGCGCTCGCGCTGGAGTTCTACCAGACCCTCGGCGGCACCCCGGGCGGTTGGGACGAGGCGCGCAGCGGCCTTTCGCGCCTCGCTGCGCAGAACCCGACGCCCCGCGTCCAGCTGGCGCTGGCGCAGCACCTGACCTACCGCGAGAGCACCAGGCGCGAGGGCATCCGCACCCTCGAGAAGCTCGCCGTGCAGCCCGTGGTCGCGGCGGCGGCGCAGCAGAGCTGGAAGCAGGCGCTGCTCTGGCTCGAGGCGCAGCCCGGCGACGTGGGGCTCTTCGACGCCTACGGCAAGCGCTACCCCCTCGATACCGAGATCGGCCAGCGGGCGAGGCGCCTCCGTGCAGGCGCCACCGGGCCTGCGCTGCAGGCCGGCTTCCGCGCCCTCGAGCGCGCCGACGTGAAGGCGGCGGACAAGATCTTCCGAGGCGCCGGCAGGGGCCCCGAGGCGCTGGTGGGCCAGGCGCTGGTGGCGATGGAGCAGCGCGATTTCGACAGGGCCCGGGCGCTCCTCGAGCAGGTGAAGGCGCAGGAGCCCAGGCGGCCGGAGATGTGGGAACGGTCGCTGCGCAGCGCCACCTTCTGGGGCCTGCTGCAGGAAGGCGACGCGGCGCGCTCCCGCCAGGCGTGGGAGGAGGCGCAGGCGAAATACGTGGAGGCTGCGGGGCTCGAACTCGAAGAGCGCTACCACGCGCAGCTCGCCCTCGGCCACATGGCGATGGAGCGCGAGCGTGCGACCGAGGCTGCCGGGCATTTCGCCGCGGTCCTCGCTGCCCGACCCGAGGAGCCCGACGCGATGCGCGGCCTCGTGGCGGCGAAGCTCCAGACCGGCGCTGCGGCGGAGGCTGCGGCGCTCAACCAGCGGTTGCTCCAGGTCGCGCCGGAGAAGGCCTACCCGGCGGGCTGGGTCGCTGCCGAGCAGCTCCGCGGCGAGGCGAAGGAGGCGCGGCTCCTCCGCGATTTCGAGCGGGCGCAGGCCCGGCTCGAGGCGGCGGAGACCGCCGACCCCGGCAACGAGTGGGTGCTCCACGACCTCGCCAACCTCCACCTCGAGACCGGCCACCTCGCCGGCGCGCGGGAGGTTCTCGACCGGCTCCTGGCGGTGGCGCCGCAGATGACCGAGATCCGCGTGATCCAGATGCGCCTCCTCGCTGCGGAAGGCGCCTGGTCCGCTGCCCTCGATCTGCTCCACGGATTGCCCGCTGCGGAGATGACCCCGGAGCTCGCTGCCTGGAAGCGGCGACTCGAGCTGCAGGCGCGGATCGAGCAGATCCTCGTCCGCCGCAGCGTCGGTGACAGGAGCCTGGCCCGCGAGGAGCTGCAGGCGCTGCAGCCCGGCATCCAGGACGACCCCGAGCTCCTCGTCGTCCTCGGCAGGGCCTGGGCCACCATCGGCGAGGGGCCCCGCGCGGCTGCCACGGCGCGGGAGGTCCTCCTGCGGACCCGCGATCCGGCGCCCGCCCTGCGGCTCCAGCTCGCGTCGATCCTCTTCGAGGCGAAGCAGGAGCCCGAGCTGGTGGCGATGCTCCGCGAGCTCGCGGCGGATCGCTCCCTGTCGCCGAGCGAACGGCTCCACCTCCAGGGGCTGCGCATCGGCCACGGGGTGCGGGTCGCCGACAGGCTGCGGGAGGAGGGCGCCTTCTCCCGTGCGTTCAGCCACCTGAGTCCGTTGGTGCAGGAGTATCCGGACGATCCGGCGCTGCTCTGCGGCGTGGGCAGGCTCTACCGCTCGGCGGGGCAGGACAAGGAGGCCCACGCCGTCTTCCTCCGGGTACTGCGCGAGCACCCGGGCCATTTCGACGCGCGACAGGGCGCGGTGGAGACCGCCGTCTCGCTGCAGCTCCACGCCGACGCGGAGCGCCTCGCCCTCGAGGGGATCCAGCGCGCGCCGAAGGATCCGCGCTCGCATCTCATCGCCGGTCGCGCCGCGGTGGCTGCAGGCAGGCCCGGGGAGGGCGTCGACGCCTTCCGCCGCGCGGAGGTCCTCGCCACCGGGACCTCGGTGGAGACGAGCGTCGCCTGGGCGCCTGCAGGCGGCCCGGAGCTCAGCGAGCAGAGCTCCAGCGCCGACATCCTCCGCAGGGCTTCGATGCAGTTCATGCAGCAGGGCCGTGTGGGCGAGAACGCCGCCGCCGCCGAGAACCAGCAGCTCCTCCTCGCCGAGATCGACCGGGAGATCGAGGCGCTGCAGTCGCGCCTCGGGATCCGTGCCTCGGCGACCCCGCGGCTCCGCTTCCGCGACGGCGAGGACGGCCTCGGCAAGCTCACCGCGATCGAGGTCCCCTTCGAGCTCAAGGTGCCGCTCGGCTACCAGGCCCACGTCGGCCTCCACGTGACGCCGGTCTCGGTCTCCTCCGGGCCGCTGGCGCGGACCGACACCGGCGTCGTCTCGCGCTTCGGCTCGGGGCTGCCCTTCGATCAGGACCCGGAGGGCAGCAGCGGCGGCACCGCCATCGCCGCCTCCTACCGGACCGGTGGCCTCCTCGTCGATCTGGGCAGCACGCCCCTGGGCTTCGCGGTGCAGAACCTGGTGGGCGGTCTCGAATTCGCCTGGGCCGACCAGGGGATCGGCCTGCGTCTCGACGTGGAGCGCCGGGCCGTCACCGACAGCGTGCTCTCCTGGGCCGGCGTGCAGGACCCGGTGACCGGCAAGGTCTGGGGCGCGGTGGTCCGCACCGGCGGCAGGCTCGACCTGAGCTTCGAGCAGCCCGACACGCTCTTCTATCTCTACGGAGGCTACCACCTCCTCACCGGCGAGAAGGTCGTCGACAACCGCTTCGCCGAGGCGGGGGCCGGCGCGGAGTGGGGCCTCTACGCAGCGGACGGGACCGACGTCACCGTCGGCATGGGGATCTCGGCCCTCAGCTACGCCGAGAACCAGCGCTACTTCACCCGGGGCCATGGCGGCTACTTCAGCCCCCAGGCCTTCGTCCGCGCCGGCGTGCCCCTGCGCTGGACGGGCGAGTCGGGGCGCATCGGCTGGAACGTGCTCGTCGATCCCGGCGTCAACTGGTTCCAGGAGGACGCGGTCGACTACTTCCCCGAGGACGCGGCGCTCCAGGCCGCCGCTGCGGGGGCGGTGGACGGGCAGGGCAATCCGATCCCCGCCCGCTACGAGGCCAAGACCTCGATGGCCTTCTCCTTCAACGCCGAGCC
- the bcsQ gene encoding cellulose biosynthesis protein BcsQ gives MPEKNLLTDVRRLFDAVGTPNFGYRELGQLERREAAAAKWPLLGATNRDLGRVARPAPGASELGEGSSAGRRIVALVSLCGGTGRTTVAANLAQTLAAGGHRVLAVDLDPQNVLALHFGLDPLERVGMGRAGLSVHEATAYIGKQRSGAAVLPFGFLADADLAETESRLAADPAWLRLRIEAFAPSDCEYLILDVPAGRNAWSRQALSLADEVLVVLTPNPTSYASVPATESVLADVEAESVYLVNGFDGRSALDRDLVASLRAALPDRVLPFAIQRDEVVREALLHRASVLQEAVDSQVAADFAQLGEWLRARSGAGAIHPLRGARVAG, from the coding sequence ATGCCTGAGAAGAATCTGCTGACCGACGTTCGTCGACTTTTCGACGCGGTGGGAACGCCGAATTTCGGCTACCGGGAGCTCGGCCAGCTCGAGCGCCGGGAAGCCGCTGCGGCGAAGTGGCCCCTGCTCGGTGCGACCAACCGCGACCTCGGCCGCGTGGCGCGGCCCGCGCCCGGCGCCTCCGAGCTCGGGGAGGGGAGCTCCGCCGGGCGCCGGATCGTGGCGCTGGTCTCGCTCTGCGGGGGCACGGGGAGGACCACCGTGGCTGCGAATCTCGCGCAGACGCTGGCTGCCGGGGGGCACCGGGTCCTCGCCGTCGATCTCGATCCGCAGAACGTCCTCGCGCTCCACTTCGGCCTCGATCCCCTCGAGCGGGTCGGGATGGGACGGGCTGGGCTCTCGGTCCACGAGGCCACCGCCTACATCGGCAAGCAGCGGAGCGGCGCCGCGGTGCTGCCCTTCGGCTTCCTCGCCGACGCGGATCTCGCGGAGACGGAGAGCCGCCTCGCTGCCGATCCCGCGTGGCTCCGGCTCCGCATCGAGGCCTTCGCGCCCTCCGATTGCGAGTACCTGATCCTCGACGTGCCAGCGGGCCGCAACGCCTGGTCGCGGCAGGCCCTCTCGCTCGCGGACGAGGTGCTGGTTGTGCTCACGCCCAACCCCACCTCCTACGCCTCGGTGCCCGCCACGGAGTCGGTGCTCGCCGACGTCGAGGCGGAGTCGGTCTACCTGGTGAACGGCTTCGACGGCCGCTCTGCGCTCGATCGGGATCTGGTGGCGAGCCTCCGGGCGGCGTTGCCGGATCGGGTGCTCCCCTTCGCGATCCAGCGCGACGAGGTGGTGCGCGAGGCGCTTCTGCACCGCGCGTCGGTTCTCCAGGAAGCGGTGGATTCGCAGGTGGCGGCGGATTTCGCCCAGCTCGGCGAGTGGCTCCGCGCCCGCTCCGGCGCCGGCGCGATCCATCCGCTGCGTGGCGCAAGGGTGGCGGGGTAG
- a CDS encoding cellulose biosynthesis cyclic di-GMP-binding regulatory protein BcsB — protein sequence MIRVVVATCLLLLALPAAAATHETSLSDLGLTPTVQRYHVKPALELPFASRSDEVLTEAQLQLTLDPGAAASEVRSIEVRINQEPVATLRPGEKTEYAIAIDPKLVGDRNVLSLQLVPVQEGACGEVLPGTWRIVGSGRVITRGSPLPLPNDLSILPLPFFDRGYDRAATIPVVFPEAPTPERVRLAAIYAGGVGVDSGLAVDFPVHVGELPPSHAVVLIDSPAGAAWLGLPEPQGPAVRITDSPFQPEALHKLLVLEGRTPAELELVVRRLAAGTGALTGEVAFLEAAPPAKLRKPYDAPRWVAADEPLTFGRLAKADALVHEGTGGGSIPLRFRLPPDLFIWPSEWVDLDLLWTGTVPLGVEAPRLDVELNGQYVATLAPLDPGNPGAMRQRIRVHRDTLRGYNELFVHVTWPEEVGSCGNAGDGKDAEIRLLPDSTFRVDTLRHFARMPDVASFVHDGYPFTRMADLSETAVVLPSEPEPEEISTVLSLLAHFGAITGEPGSRITVLSPEAVEADLDKDLILVGLSEDHTLLRRWAGRFPLVFGASRPVLQIPDQTDPFLALLAGRPAQRELERARPIVSRVQEAAAVMAMESPLAEGRTVVAVTAAQLSALPGVPEMRGYAQSRTREGDLLLLGSGQRWTWRIGPTWHRGGIDDWTRLRWFLAHHWLALVPFLVLGAAAVAWPLRGSLQRRAEARLAGTSLEPTA from the coding sequence ATGATCCGCGTCGTCGTCGCAACCTGCCTGCTCCTCCTCGCGCTTCCTGCAGCGGCAGCCACCCACGAGACCTCGCTCTCGGATCTGGGGCTGACGCCGACGGTGCAGCGCTACCACGTGAAGCCCGCGCTCGAGCTGCCCTTCGCCAGCAGGAGCGACGAGGTCCTCACCGAGGCGCAGCTGCAGCTCACCCTCGACCCCGGCGCTGCGGCCTCGGAGGTGCGCAGCATCGAGGTGCGGATCAACCAGGAGCCGGTGGCGACGCTCCGGCCCGGTGAGAAGACGGAATACGCGATCGCCATCGACCCCAAGCTCGTCGGCGATCGCAACGTGCTCAGCCTGCAGCTGGTACCGGTGCAGGAGGGAGCCTGCGGCGAGGTGTTGCCCGGCACCTGGCGCATCGTCGGCAGCGGCAGGGTGATCACCCGGGGCAGCCCGCTGCCGCTCCCCAACGATCTCTCGATCCTCCCGCTCCCCTTCTTCGACCGGGGCTACGATCGTGCGGCGACCATCCCCGTGGTCTTCCCGGAGGCGCCGACGCCGGAGCGGGTCCGCCTCGCGGCGATCTACGCCGGCGGGGTCGGCGTGGACAGCGGCCTCGCCGTCGACTTCCCCGTGCACGTGGGCGAGCTGCCCCCGTCGCACGCGGTGGTGCTGATCGACTCGCCGGCGGGCGCCGCCTGGCTCGGCCTCCCCGAGCCGCAGGGCCCCGCCGTGCGGATCACCGACAGCCCCTTCCAGCCCGAAGCCCTCCACAAGCTCCTCGTGCTCGAAGGTCGCACGCCCGCCGAGCTGGAGCTGGTGGTCCGGCGCCTGGCGGCGGGCACCGGCGCGCTCACCGGCGAGGTCGCCTTCCTCGAGGCGGCGCCGCCTGCAAAGCTGCGCAAGCCCTACGACGCGCCGCGCTGGGTCGCCGCCGACGAGCCCCTCACCTTCGGCAGGCTCGCGAAGGCCGACGCCCTCGTCCACGAGGGCACCGGCGGCGGCAGCATCCCGCTGCGCTTTCGCCTTCCGCCCGATCTCTTCATCTGGCCCTCGGAGTGGGTCGACCTCGACCTCCTCTGGACCGGCACCGTGCCGCTCGGCGTCGAAGCGCCCCGGCTCGACGTCGAGCTCAACGGCCAGTACGTGGCGACGCTGGCGCCGCTGGACCCCGGCAACCCCGGCGCGATGCGGCAGCGCATCCGCGTGCACCGCGACACGCTGCGCGGTTACAACGAGCTCTTCGTCCACGTCACCTGGCCCGAGGAGGTCGGCAGCTGCGGCAACGCTGGCGACGGCAAGGACGCGGAGATCCGCCTCCTTCCCGATTCCACCTTCCGCGTCGACACGCTTCGCCACTTCGCCCGCATGCCGGACGTGGCGAGCTTCGTCCACGACGGCTACCCCTTCACCCGCATGGCGGATCTCTCCGAGACGGCGGTGGTGCTCCCGAGCGAGCCGGAGCCCGAGGAGATCTCCACCGTCCTCTCGCTCCTCGCGCATTTCGGCGCGATCACCGGCGAGCCGGGGAGCCGGATCACGGTGCTCTCTCCCGAGGCGGTGGAGGCCGATCTCGACAAGGACCTGATCCTCGTCGGCCTCTCCGAGGACCACACCCTCCTGCGCCGTTGGGCGGGGCGCTTCCCCCTCGTCTTCGGCGCGAGCCGTCCCGTGCTGCAGATCCCCGATCAGACCGATCCCTTCCTCGCCCTGCTTGCGGGTCGGCCGGCGCAGCGCGAGCTCGAGCGGGCGCGGCCCATCGTCTCCCGGGTGCAGGAGGCCGCGGCGGTGATGGCGATGGAGTCGCCCCTCGCCGAGGGGCGCACGGTGGTGGCGGTGACGGCGGCGCAGCTCTCGGCCCTGCCGGGCGTGCCGGAGATGCGGGGCTACGCGCAGAGCCGCACCCGCGAGGGCGACCTGCTCCTCCTCGGCTCGGGGCAGCGCTGGACCTGGCGCATCGGACCCACCTGGCACCGGGGCGGTATCGATGATTGGACCCGGCTGCGGTGGTTCCTCGCCCACCACTGGCTCGCCCTCGTTCCCTTCCTCGTCCTCGGCGCCGCGGCGGTCGCCTGGCCGCTGCGCGGCTCGCTGCAGCGTCGCGCCGAAGCGCGCCTCGCCGGGACCTCGCTGGAGCCCACTGCGTGA
- a CDS encoding ABC transporter permease, whose protein sequence is MKAKSTRAAVYFLGAWVLVALAAPWIAPFDPQALGEHPLAPPSATHLLGADSLGRDLLSRVLHGARISLQVAAVSVAFALLVGGTLGLLAGHFGGWIDGAISRSTDVLFALPEVLLALVLLAILGTGLINLTLAIGIVYTPIFARIGRAAAIEERSRSYVEAARALGAGELRIVFRHLLPNVAPPLLVQTTLSFAFAILAEAALGFLGLGGEPDLPSWGNMLRDGKDWLEQAWWVAMVPGLAISAAVLALNVLGDGLRDALDPHVGP, encoded by the coding sequence ATGAAGGCGAAGTCGACGAGGGCCGCCGTCTACTTCCTCGGCGCCTGGGTGCTGGTCGCCCTGGCGGCGCCCTGGATCGCGCCCTTCGATCCCCAGGCCCTCGGCGAGCACCCGCTCGCGCCGCCCTCGGCAACGCATCTGCTCGGCGCGGATTCCCTCGGTCGCGATCTGCTCAGCCGCGTGCTCCACGGGGCGCGGATCTCGCTGCAGGTCGCCGCGGTCTCGGTAGCCTTCGCGCTCCTCGTCGGCGGTACCCTCGGCCTTCTCGCTGGCCATTTCGGTGGCTGGATCGACGGCGCGATCTCCCGGAGCACCGACGTGCTCTTCGCGCTGCCGGAGGTGCTCCTCGCGCTGGTGCTCCTCGCGATCCTCGGCACCGGCCTCATCAATCTCACCCTGGCGATCGGGATCGTCTACACGCCGATCTTCGCGCGCATCGGCAGGGCTGCCGCGATCGAGGAGCGCTCCCGCAGCTATGTGGAGGCGGCGCGGGCCCTCGGCGCGGGGGAGCTGCGGATCGTCTTCCGCCACCTGCTGCCCAACGTGGCGCCGCCGCTCCTCGTGCAGACGACGCTCTCCTTCGCCTTCGCCATCCTCGCCGAGGCTGCCCTCGGTTTCCTCGGCCTCGGCGGTGAGCCCGATCTTCCCAGCTGGGGGAACATGCTCCGGGACGGCAAGGACTGGCTGGAGCAGGCGTGGTGGGTGGCGATGGTGCCGGGACTCGCGATCTCCGCCGCGGTGCTCGCGCTCAACGTCCTGGGCGACGGCCTCCGGGACGCCCTCGATCCCCACGTCGGCCCATGA